The Hippopotamus amphibius kiboko isolate mHipAmp2 chromosome 3, mHipAmp2.hap2, whole genome shotgun sequence genomic interval CCATCGTCCAGTAATTCGCCAAAATGACCAAcacaaaagggaagaggaggggcaccCGCTACATGTTCTCTAGGCCTTTTAGAAAACATGGAGTTGTTCCTTTGGCCACATACATGCGAATCTACAAGAAAGGTGATATTGTAGATATCAAGGGAATGGGCACTGTACAAAAAGGAATGCCCCACAAATGTTACCATGGCAAAACTGGAAGAGTCTACAATGTTACCCAGCATGCTGTTGGCATCATTGTAAACAAACAAGTTAAGGGCAAGATTCTTGCCAAGAGAATTAATGTGTGTATCGAGCATATTAAGCACTCTAAGAGCCGAGATAGCTTCCTGAAACAggtgaaggaaaatgatcagaaaaagaaggaagccaaagagaagggTACTTGGGTTCAGCTGAAGCACCAGCCTGCTCCACCCAGAGAAGCACACTTCGTGAGAACTAATGGAAAGGAGCCTGAGCTACTGGAGCCCATTCCCTACGAGTTCATGGCATGATgggtgtaaagaaaataaaaggcctggactctggaaaaaaaaaaaaaaaaggttttctacATTAATTTCCCCCACTTTTCACCTGCATTCACTTCTTAACAACGTATGGCATTCTATCCTTGGCCTCTATCGATCTATTACACCAGCGCTGG includes:
- the LOC130850271 gene encoding 60S ribosomal protein L21-like, with protein sequence MTNTKGKRRGTRYMFSRPFRKHGVVPLATYMRIYKKGDIVDIKGMGTVQKGMPHKCYHGKTGRVYNVTQHAVGIIVNKQVKGKILAKRINVCIEHIKHSKSRDSFLKQVKENDQKKKEAKEKGTWVQLKHQPAPPREAHFVRTNGKEPELLEPIPYEFMA